One segment of Carya illinoinensis cultivar Pawnee chromosome 13, C.illinoinensisPawnee_v1, whole genome shotgun sequence DNA contains the following:
- the LOC122291709 gene encoding YTH domain-containing protein ECT4 has product MATVAPPADQATDLLQKLSLDPQTKALEIPEPTKKPSSNQYGSVDSANATNGQIPSFERSVTPLLPDFMDPSVCYVPNGYPPAAYFYGSYDGTGNEWDDYSRYLNPDGVEMTSGVYGDNGSLMYHHGYGYAPYGPYSPAGSPVPTMGNDGQLYGPQPQHYQYPFFQPLNPTSGPYTPSAAAPQNDISTSAAADQKPLPVDAANGNSNGVVNGGAVKGNYVSTPLKPAHQNSFVSGRSYGSGALSGPNSNYQDGRFSFDVLRSPFPWLDGPLLSDGHHRPVTSTTISSPISNGNNLPSSRNQNFRPNSNYIGLHHPRPMTGMNAAPGFMGRAYTPKLYGQYGNPVRSGMGFGTHGYDTRANGRPWLMFDGKQKPRGRFGYGNENSDGLNELNKGPRFKVSKNHKTFAPNALATKVLNDPINATIDEEKDKMIVVPDREQYNRPDFPEEYTEAKFFVIKSYSEDDVHKSIKYSVWASTQNGNKKLHAAYQEAQDKSGVCPVFLFFSVNTSGQFVGLAEMVGAVDFEKSVEYWQQDKWNGCFPVKWHIVKDVPNSLLKHITLENNENKPVTNSRDTQEVKLEPGLKMIKVFKEHSSKTCILDDFAFYEARQKTIQEKKAKQPHFPKQVWEGKHSDERIERANGELNTQNLLEAASDLIKEPILSDETKEEDPKLLGNGSAVETGDMTNGAKQGMVPENRILANGVANGC; this is encoded by the exons CCTTCATCCAATCAATATGGGTCTGTTGATTCTGCCAATGCTACAAACGGTCAGATCCCATCATTTGAGCGGTCCGTGACTCCATTACTACCTGATTTCATGGATCCATCCGTGTGTTATGTACCTAATGGTTATCCACCTGCTGCCTATTTCTATGGAA gctATGATGGGACGGGTAATGAGTGGGATGACTACTCAAGATATCTGAATCCTGATGGAGTTGAGATGACTTCT GGAGTTTATGGGGATAACGGGTCTCTGATGTATCACCACGGTTATGGATATGCACCATATGGTCCATATTCACCTGCAGGTTCCCCAGTTCCAACTATGGGTAATGATGGTCAGTTATATGGGCCTCAGCCTCAACACTACCAGTATCCATTCTTCCAGCCACTGAATCCAACCAGTGGGCCTTACACTCCAAGTGCAGCTGCCCCTCAAAATGACATTTCTACCTCTGCAGCTGCTGATCAAAAGCCTTTGCCTGTGGATGCAGCTAATGGGAATTCTAATGGGGTTGTAAATGGCGGTGCTGTCAAGGGAAATTATGTTTCCACTCCCTTAAAGCCAGCTCATCAGAATTCATTTGTTTCTGGTCGTTCATACGGATCTGGTGCTCTTTCAGGTCCTAACTCCAATTATCAGGATGGAAGATTTAGTTTTGATGTGTTAAGGTCTCCCTTCCCATGGTTAGATGGTCCACTACTTTCAGATGGGCATCATCGGCCTGTGACTAGCACTACGATCTCTTCTCCAATTTCAAATGGCAATAATCTTCCATCTTCGAGGAATCAGAACTTTCGTccaaatagtaattatatt GGTTTGCACCATCCAAGACCGATGACTGGCATGAATGCAGCTCCTGGGTTTATGGGTAGGGCGTACACGCCAAAGTTATATGGCCAGTATGGAAATCCTGTCAGATCTGGCATGGGATTTGGTACTCATGGATATGATACACGAGCAAATGGACGGCCATGGTTGATGTTTGACGGTAAGCAGAAACCCAGAGGACGTTTTGGTTACGGTAATGAGAACTCTGATGGTTTGAATGAATTGAACAAAGGGCCTAGATTTAAGGTTTCAAAAAACCACAAGACTTTTGCACCCAATGCCTTGGCAACTAAGGTGCTGAATGACCCAATAAATGCTACAATTGATGAGGAGAAGGATAAGATGATTGTAGTTCCAGACCGTGAACAATACAACAGACCAGATTTCCCTGAGGAGTATACTGAggcaaaattttttgttataaagtCATACAGTGAGGATGATGTCCATAAGAGCATCAAGTATAGTGTTTGGGCCAGCACACAAAATGGCAACAAGAAGCTTCATGCAGCATACCAGGAAGCTCAGGATAAATCTGGTGTTTGccctgtttttcttttcttctcg GTAAATACCAGTGGCCAGTTTGTTGGCCTTGCGGAGATGGTAGGAGCTGTTGATTTTGAGAAGAGCGTGGAGTACTGGCAACAAGACAAGTGGAATGGCTGCTTCCCTGTTAAGTGGCACATTGTGAAGGATGTTCCTAACAGTTTGTTGAAGCACATCACCCTCGAGAACAACGAGAACAAACCTGTCACTAATAGTAGGGACACTCAGGAG GTTAAGTTAGAGCCAGGGCTGAAAATGATTAAAGTATTCAAGGAGCATTCCAGCAAAACATGTATTTTAGATGATTTTGCATTTTATGAGGCCCGCCAGAAGACAATTCAAGAGAAGAAGGCTAAGCAACCGCATTTTCCAAAACAG GTTTGGGAAGGAAAGCACTCTGATGAGAGGATAGAAAGGGCGAATGGTGAGCTGAATACCCAGAACTTGCTGGAGGCTGCCTCAGATTTGATCAAGGAGCCTATCCTTTCTGATGAGACTAAAGAAGAGGATCCAAAACTGTTGGGGAACGGTTCAGCTGTGGAGACAGGAGATATGACTAACGGTGCTAAGCAGGGTATGGTGCCAGAGAATAGAATTCTAGCAAATGGTGTTGCAAATGGTTGCTAG